A genomic segment from uncultured Erythrobacter sp. encodes:
- a CDS encoding M20/M25/M40 family metallo-hydrolase codes for MNRARARLVVTLLASLWLAACAGAPIKAVPDAVQGDIADRLQADIDVLASDEFGGRKPGTEGGKATYEYIERRMSEVGLVSGTNDPGSYWRLPVDLVEAVPQTGQLTLGVGRRAVTLTETEAAVYTPRRRALAAGGPGTGVPVVFVGYGDGSVLGDALAGAAALMLADPGRDSARREALFRQRATAVVTVVPDAEALAEVRRKEERGRVELASEQMDTLSAYITDAALGRAVGEKRWELWKREAKKADFAPLELNLAVTIEATSDRREFPSQNIIGMIPGNIPGSGAVLLLGHWDHLGECGAPEAADRICNGAADNASGIAMMLELARRLKAGAPLGRDIYVLATSAEEAGLLGARAFVKTPPLPLSSIVAAFNFDMMAVAPEGSPVGIIGRGHTPALDVAILEVLARKGRLIGDQTLADSFLQRQDGWALHQAGVPSVLMSSTYGSRAILDPFLLSRYHRPDDEAAQIELGGAVEDLLLHEDLIRQLADPARYPPAAAPQP; via the coding sequence ATGAACCGAGCGCGCGCCCGGCTGGTGGTCACATTGCTGGCGAGCCTGTGGCTTGCCGCCTGTGCCGGCGCGCCGATCAAAGCCGTCCCCGACGCGGTGCAGGGCGACATCGCCGACCGACTGCAAGCGGATATTGACGTGCTCGCCAGCGACGAGTTTGGCGGGCGCAAGCCGGGGACCGAAGGCGGGAAGGCCACTTACGAGTATATCGAGCGGCGCATGAGTGAGGTCGGGCTGGTGTCGGGCACCAATGATCCCGGCTCCTACTGGCGCCTGCCGGTCGATCTGGTCGAGGCTGTACCGCAAACCGGGCAGCTGACATTGGGTGTCGGGCGCAGGGCCGTGACTCTCACCGAAACCGAAGCAGCGGTCTACACCCCGCGCCGCCGTGCGCTGGCAGCGGGCGGGCCGGGGACGGGCGTGCCAGTGGTGTTCGTGGGCTATGGCGATGGTTCGGTGCTGGGCGATGCGCTGGCCGGGGCCGCCGCGCTGATGCTCGCCGATCCGGGCCGCGATAGCGCGCGGCGCGAGGCCCTCTTCCGCCAGCGCGCAACGGCGGTGGTGACGGTTGTGCCCGATGCCGAAGCGCTCGCCGAAGTGCGCCGCAAGGAAGAACGCGGGCGGGTGGAACTCGCCAGCGAGCAGATGGATACGCTCTCGGCCTATATCACCGATGCCGCGCTTGGCCGGGCAGTGGGGGAAAAGCGCTGGGAGCTGTGGAAGCGCGAAGCCAAGAAGGCCGACTTCGCCCCGCTCGAGCTCAATCTGGCGGTGACGATTGAAGCAACCTCGGATCGCCGCGAGTTTCCCAGCCAGAACATCATCGGGATGATCCCCGGCAACATCCCCGGATCGGGTGCGGTGCTGCTGCTGGGGCATTGGGACCATCTGGGCGAATGCGGCGCGCCCGAAGCCGCCGACCGGATCTGCAACGGCGCGGCAGACAACGCCAGCGGGATCGCGATGATGCTGGAACTGGCGCGGCGGTTGAAGGCCGGGGCGCCGCTGGGCCGCGATATCTATGTGCTGGCCACCAGCGCAGAAGAGGCCGGGTTGCTCGGCGCACGCGCCTTCGTGAAGACGCCGCCGCTGCCGCTGTCCAGCATTGTCGCCGCGTTCAATTTCGACATGATGGCGGTCGCGCCGGAGGGCAGTCCGGTGGGTATCATCGGTCGCGGCCACACCCCAGCTCTCGATGTCGCGATCCTCGAAGTGCTGGCCCGCAAGGGGCGGCTGATCGGCGACCAGACCCTTGCCGATAGCTTCCTCCAGCGCCAGGACGGCTGGGCGCTGCATCAGGCAGGCGTGCCCAGCGTGCTGATGTCGAGCACCTATGGCAGCCGCGCGATCCTCGATCCCTTCCTCCTCAGCCGCTATCATCGGCCTGATGATGAGGCGGCACAAATCGAGCTGGGCGGGGCGGTCGAAGATCTGCTGCTGCACGAGGATCTGATCCGCCAGCTGGCCGACCCAGCGCGCTATCCGCCAGCCGCCGCCCCGCAGCCCTAG
- the guaB gene encoding IMP dehydrogenase, with protein MDIPLGLTFDDVLLRPAESSVLPSMADTSTRLTRDIALNIPVLSSAMDTVTEADMAIAMAQLGGIGVLHRNLDIDAQCAAVRAVKRYESGMVVNPITIHPDATLGEAQTLMQLHRISGIPVVDTGGKLCGILTNRDVRFAENPMQPVRELMTTENLATVSLGTGQEEARRLLHARRIEKLLVVDDAFRCIGLITVKDIEKAVNYPHATKDSTGRLRAAAATTVGDAGFARTEALVDAEVDVIVIDTAHGHNIEVARAVERVKKLSNRVQVIAGNVATAEATRALVDAGADAVKVGIGPGSICTTRVVAGVGVPQLTAIMESAAEAAKSGVPVIADGGLRTSGDAAKALAAGASSVMIGSMLAGTTESPGEVFLYQGRSYKAYRGMGSVGAMARGSADRYFQQDVSAMKLVPEGIEGQVPFKGPASDVVHQLVGGIKAAMGYTGSSTIADLQARAKFVRITNAGLSESHVHDVAITREAPNYPTR; from the coding sequence ATGGATATCCCGCTCGGTCTTACCTTCGACGACGTGCTGCTCCGCCCCGCGGAAAGCAGCGTGTTGCCGAGCATGGCCGATACCTCGACCCGGCTGACGCGCGACATTGCGCTCAATATCCCGGTGCTGTCGTCGGCGATGGATACCGTGACCGAAGCCGATATGGCGATTGCGATGGCGCAGTTGGGTGGCATCGGCGTGTTGCACCGCAATCTCGATATCGACGCACAATGCGCCGCCGTGCGCGCGGTGAAGCGTTACGAAAGCGGCATGGTGGTCAACCCGATCACCATCCACCCCGATGCGACGCTGGGTGAGGCGCAGACCCTGATGCAGCTCCACCGGATCAGCGGGATTCCGGTGGTGGATACGGGCGGCAAGCTGTGCGGCATCCTTACCAACCGCGATGTACGTTTCGCCGAAAACCCGATGCAGCCGGTGCGCGAGTTGATGACGACCGAGAACCTCGCCACAGTTTCGCTTGGTACGGGCCAGGAAGAAGCGCGCCGTCTGCTCCACGCCCGCCGCATTGAAAAGCTGCTGGTGGTGGACGACGCGTTCCGCTGCATCGGCCTCATCACGGTCAAGGATATCGAAAAGGCGGTGAACTACCCGCACGCGACCAAGGACAGCACCGGCCGTCTGCGCGCGGCGGCGGCGACCACTGTCGGCGATGCCGGGTTCGCCCGCACCGAAGCGCTGGTCGATGCCGAGGTCGACGTGATCGTGATCGACACCGCCCACGGCCACAATATCGAAGTCGCCCGCGCGGTTGAGCGGGTCAAGAAGCTCTCCAACCGGGTGCAGGTGATCGCAGGCAATGTCGCCACCGCCGAAGCGACCCGCGCGCTGGTCGATGCGGGCGCCGATGCGGTCAAGGTCGGGATCGGGCCGGGCTCGATCTGCACCACCCGCGTCGTCGCTGGCGTGGGCGTGCCGCAGCTGACCGCGATCATGGAAAGCGCCGCCGAAGCCGCCAAGTCGGGCGTGCCGGTGATCGCCGATGGCGGCCTGCGCACCAGCGGCGACGCAGCCAAGGCGCTAGCGGCAGGCGCGTCCAGCGTGATGATCGGCTCGATGCTGGCTGGCACCACCGAAAGCCCCGGCGAAGTGTTCCTCTACCAAGGCCGAAGCTACAAGGCGTATCGCGGCATGGGCTCTGTCGGCGCAATGGCACGCGGCTCGGCCGACCGCTATTTCCAGCAAGACGTCAGCGCGATGAAGCTGGTGCCTGAAGGGATCGAAGGGCAAGTGCCGTTCAAGGGGCCTGCGTCCGATGTCGTCCACCAGCTGGTCGGCGGGATCAAAGCCGCCATGGGCTACACCGGCTCCTCCACGATTGCCGACTTGCAGGCCCGCGCAAAGTTCGTGCGCATTACCAATGCGGGGCTGTCCGAAAGCCACGTCCATGATGTCGCCATCACCCGAGAGGCACCCAATTATCCTACACGCTGA
- a CDS encoding RsmB/NOP family class I SAM-dependent RNA methyltransferase has translation MTPAARVEAAIELLDVIIPAARGKGAPADRIIADYFRARRYAGSKDRRAVRDLVYRAIRLCGPVPDSGRAAMLAVAGQDEAVASLFDGSPHGPAPRAEGEEAAKTALAPKWLAAALRASGLGGVEIAALLGRAPLDLRVNALKADRDSLTLPEPGEPLVSAQGLRFASGTAVEQWEAYTEGLIEVQDLGSQLIVEALPIAAGDTIIDLCAGGGGKTLALAARLGNAASIIAADTDKRRLGNLAPRAARAGAAVESIVLLDPGREMRALGHWAGKADHVLVDAPCSGSGTWRRSPEGRWRLDPAELARLNALQDHVLKLAAQLVRPGGSIGFVTCSVLDAEGPDRVTAFLTQHPGWTAEPLTLPLGRPRGGGIRLDPHHDGTDGFFIACLRSP, from the coding sequence ATGACCCCCGCCGCACGGGTTGAGGCCGCTATCGAGCTGCTCGACGTGATCATTCCCGCCGCGCGCGGGAAGGGTGCGCCTGCTGACCGGATCATCGCCGACTATTTCCGCGCGCGCCGCTATGCCGGGTCAAAGGACCGGCGCGCGGTGCGTGATCTGGTCTATCGTGCGATCCGTCTGTGCGGGCCGGTGCCGGATAGCGGCCGGGCGGCAATGCTGGCGGTCGCCGGGCAGGATGAGGCGGTCGCCTCCCTGTTCGACGGTTCGCCCCACGGCCCCGCACCGCGCGCCGAGGGTGAGGAAGCAGCCAAGACTGCGCTGGCACCCAAGTGGCTCGCGGCGGCCCTGCGCGCCTCCGGGCTCGGCGGGGTCGAGATCGCTGCGCTGCTGGGCCGCGCGCCGCTCGACCTGCGGGTCAACGCCCTGAAGGCCGACCGCGACAGCCTGACGCTGCCTGAGCCGGGCGAGCCGCTCGTGTCGGCGCAGGGGTTGCGCTTCGCATCCGGCACGGCGGTCGAGCAGTGGGAAGCCTACACCGAAGGCCTGATCGAAGTGCAGGACTTGGGCAGCCAGCTCATCGTCGAGGCGCTGCCGATTGCGGCCGGCGATACGATCATTGACCTGTGCGCAGGCGGCGGCGGCAAGACGCTGGCGCTCGCGGCAAGGCTCGGCAATGCGGCGAGTATCATCGCTGCCGATACCGACAAGCGTCGGTTGGGCAACCTCGCACCCCGCGCTGCACGCGCCGGGGCGGCGGTCGAATCGATCGTGCTGCTCGATCCGGGTCGCGAGATGCGGGCGCTCGGCCATTGGGCGGGCAAGGCCGATCACGTGCTGGTCGACGCGCCGTGCTCAGGCAGCGGCACCTGGCGACGTAGCCCGGAGGGGCGCTGGCGGCTCGATCCGGCGGAATTGGCGCGGCTCAACGCCTTGCAGGACCATGTGCTGAAGCTGGCGGCGCAGCTGGTACGGCCCGGCGGTTCGATCGGGTTTGTCACCTGCTCGGTGCTTGATGCCGAGGGGCCGGACCGTGTCACCGCCTTTCTGACGCAGCATCCCGGCTGGACCGCAGAGCCGCTCACGCTACCGCTCGGCCGTCCGCGTGGGGGCGGAATCCGGCTCGATCCGCATCATGACGGCACGGATGGTTTTTTCATCGCCTGCTTGCGTTCACCATGA
- a CDS encoding tetratricopeptide repeat protein: MRFAPAAAALSLCLAMTASITIAGDVRAPDPRAAALITQGQAALAAGETEAAVDAFEAALAVDPGYTPIFIDLAEAARQQGLQGKAIRYYRDALERDPGNFAAISGEGAALVEKGALEKAKRNLAKLQTMCGDQCPETVALQSSIARGPSARLAVDTDKAAPASN, from the coding sequence ATGCGTTTTGCGCCTGCCGCCGCCGCGCTGTCCCTGTGTCTGGCCATGACGGCGAGCATCACGATTGCGGGCGATGTCCGCGCGCCCGATCCGCGCGCCGCGGCTTTGATCACGCAAGGTCAGGCCGCATTGGCAGCGGGCGAGACTGAAGCGGCGGTCGATGCTTTCGAAGCCGCACTCGCGGTCGATCCGGGCTACACGCCGATCTTCATCGACCTCGCCGAAGCCGCGCGCCAGCAGGGCCTGCAAGGCAAGGCGATTCGCTATTACCGTGACGCGCTGGAGCGGGACCCGGGCAATTTCGCCGCGATCTCGGGCGAAGGCGCCGCGCTGGTCGAAAAGGGCGCGCTCGAAAAGGCCAAGCGGAATCTTGCCAAGCTGCAAACCATGTGCGGCGATCAGTGCCCCGAGACCGTGGCGCTCCAGAGCAGCATCGCGCGCGGACCGTCCGCCCGGTTGGCGGTCGACACCGACAAGGCCGCGCCTGCGTCCAACTGA
- a CDS encoding RNA pyrophosphohydrolase: MSPEGLPYRPCAGFMLVNREGLVFVGQRIDPSAHGFWQMPQGGIDKGEDIQDAALRELHEEIGVAAHLVEVIAPASRPLLYDLPPELLGKVWKGKYRGQEQYWFLGRFLGTDADIDLEAHDPPEFNEWKWVAPDQLPELIVPFKRAVYETLVAEFRDLI, translated from the coding sequence ATGAGCCCCGAAGGCCTCCCCTATCGCCCCTGCGCGGGCTTCATGCTGGTGAACCGCGAAGGCCTTGTCTTCGTCGGCCAGCGGATTGACCCCAGCGCCCACGGCTTCTGGCAGATGCCGCAGGGCGGGATCGACAAGGGCGAGGATATTCAGGACGCCGCCTTGCGTGAGCTGCACGAGGAAATCGGCGTTGCGGCCCATCTGGTCGAGGTGATCGCCCCGGCCTCACGTCCCTTGCTCTACGACCTGCCGCCCGAGCTGCTGGGCAAGGTGTGGAAGGGCAAGTATCGCGGGCAGGAGCAATACTGGTTCCTTGGCCGCTTCCTCGGCACCGATGCCGATATTGACCTCGAAGCCCACGATCCGCCTGAATTCAACGAATGGAAATGGGTCGCACCCGATCAGCTGCCCGAGCTGATCGTGCCGTTCAAACGCGCGGTCTATGAAACGCTGGTGGCGGAGTTCCGCGACCTGATCTAG
- a CDS encoding alpha/beta hydrolase, protein MTDHPEVLGPYIRPDMKAFLDMMAQVNGPKLVDMTLAEARDSYVKMHGIADRPARALPVIRDLACPGPNGEIPLRLYDARESRDEASPVVMFYHGGGFVIGDLDTHHALCSEIAALIDLPLVAVHYALAPEAPFPAAILDCEAATRWVAGNPAELGRQASGIITIGDSAGGNATVVVGQLLAANPAAVPVVLQVPIFPLVADASGSASMAAFSDGFLLTGDTMGFFDAAYGADRSDPRGFPILGDHSAAPPTIVVTASLDPIRDSGRAYAKALVDAGRDCVFLEMRGVTHSFTNLRGAVPSTQRDLERIIAAMQFMLANPA, encoded by the coding sequence ATGACCGACCACCCTGAAGTCCTTGGCCCATACATCCGCCCCGACATGAAGGCCTTCCTCGACATGATGGCGCAGGTGAATGGGCCGAAGCTGGTCGATATGACGCTGGCCGAGGCGCGCGATTCCTATGTGAAGATGCATGGGATCGCCGACCGACCGGCGCGGGCGCTCCCGGTGATCCGCGACCTCGCCTGCCCCGGCCCGAATGGCGAGATCCCGCTGCGCCTGTACGATGCGCGCGAGAGCCGCGATGAAGCCTCGCCGGTGGTGATGTTCTACCACGGCGGCGGGTTCGTGATCGGCGATCTCGACACCCACCACGCGCTGTGCAGCGAGATTGCCGCCCTGATCGATCTGCCGCTGGTGGCGGTGCATTATGCCCTCGCGCCCGAAGCGCCCTTCCCCGCCGCGATCCTCGATTGCGAGGCGGCGACGCGCTGGGTGGCGGGCAACCCCGCTGAGCTTGGCCGCCAAGCCTCCGGCATCATCACCATCGGCGACAGCGCGGGCGGCAATGCCACGGTGGTGGTGGGCCAGCTCCTTGCAGCCAACCCCGCCGCCGTCCCCGTTGTGTTGCAAGTGCCGATCTTCCCGCTGGTCGCCGATGCGAGCGGGTCTGCCAGCATGGCGGCGTTCTCCGACGGCTTCCTGCTGACGGGCGACACAATGGGCTTCTTCGATGCCGCCTACGGCGCCGACCGCTCCGACCCGCGCGGCTTCCCGATCCTTGGCGACCACTCCGCCGCCCCGCCCACCATCGTCGTCACCGCCAGCCTCGATCCGATCCGCGATTCGGGCCGCGCCTATGCCAAGGCGCTGGTCGATGCGGGGCGCGACTGCGTGTTCCTTGAAATGCGCGGGGTGACGCACAGCTTCACCAACCTGCGCGGCGCCGTGCCGAGCACGCAGCGCGACCTCGAACGCATCATCGCTGCGATGCAGTTCATGCTGGCGAACCCGGCATGA
- a CDS encoding metal-dependent hydrolase, translating to MDNLTHSLVGAVMGQAGLKRTTGLAMPALIIGANLPDVDAACFFWLEGLEHLAFRRGITHGPPALVLLPLVLAGILWAFDRWQLRRGTRPEGRLPVRFGWLYAMAFVGCLSHPFFDWLNVYGIRLLEPFSSQWFYGDTLFIIDVWLWALLSGSVWWSRRREKAGGAWMRPARVGIVAVLAYIGVNAGITANVETQLHAEAGGHPDVISIAAPIPFFFWEREKLLGDPEAGQWFVMAPGKEMWMDGYDPAGCDLPKARREDPQIDAFLFWSRAPYVHRREGGKFWLGDARFTDPRVADRFAVALPNGCRIID from the coding sequence ATGGACAATCTGACACATAGCCTTGTCGGCGCGGTCATGGGGCAGGCGGGGCTGAAGCGCACCACGGGCCTCGCCATGCCCGCGCTGATCATCGGCGCAAACCTGCCGGACGTGGATGCGGCGTGCTTTTTCTGGCTGGAGGGGCTGGAGCACCTCGCCTTCCGCCGCGGCATCACCCACGGCCCGCCCGCGCTGGTGCTGCTGCCGCTGGTGCTGGCGGGGATATTGTGGGCCTTCGACCGCTGGCAGTTGAGGCGCGGCACCCGGCCAGAGGGGCGACTGCCTGTGCGGTTTGGCTGGCTTTACGCGATGGCGTTTGTCGGGTGCCTCAGCCACCCGTTCTTCGATTGGCTCAACGTCTACGGCATCCGGCTGCTGGAGCCGTTTTCCTCGCAGTGGTTCTATGGGGATACGCTGTTCATTATCGATGTGTGGCTGTGGGCGTTGCTGAGCGGCAGCGTGTGGTGGTCGCGGCGGCGGGAGAAGGCGGGGGGCGCGTGGATGCGGCCTGCTCGGGTGGGGATTGTGGCGGTGTTGGCGTATATTGGAGTGAATGCGGGGATCACTGCAAACGTCGAGACGCAGCTTCACGCCGAGGCAGGCGGCCACCCTGATGTGATTTCAATTGCCGCGCCTATACCCTTTTTCTTCTGGGAGCGGGAAAAGCTGCTTGGCGATCCAGAAGCCGGACAGTGGTTCGTGATGGCCCCGGGCAAGGAGATGTGGATGGATGGCTACGATCCGGCCGGATGCGATTTGCCAAAGGCGCGACGCGAGGATCCGCAGATCGACGCTTTTCTATTTTGGTCGAGGGCGCCTTATGTCCACCGGCGCGAAGGCGGCAAGTTCTGGCTGGGTGACGCGCGATTTACCGATCCTCGTGTGGCGGACCGTTTCGCCGTCGCCTTACCGAATGGATGTCGCATCATAGATTGA
- a CDS encoding deoxyribodipyrimidine photo-lyase: MTQLVWLRRDLRLADNPALYHAAKAGPVLAVYVLDDESPKHHAYGGASRWWLHHSLVSLAKSLEAKGSKLILRRGDAVEELTKLAEETGAATIHANHHYEPWWLNAERKLAKSLDLQLHHGNYLMPPGSITTGTGGQYKIYTPFSRAVRAEFPPRDELPAPEKLTAPAKWPASDDLASWNLLPTKPDWSGGMRDFWQVGEDAAHARLTAWEADVDGYDDKRNLPSVDKVSRLSPHLHFGEISPIQIWHRFKHKRSDGWRTFEGELIWRDYSQNAIQQFPAYASKNYREDFDRFPWRDPATDPAAARDLKAWQQGRTGYPIVDAGMRQLWQTGWMHNRVRMITASFLIKHLLIDWREGEKWFWDTLCDADYASNATNWQWTAGTGVDSNMFSRIMAPLSQSEKFDAARYIRTYVPELKGSDEPYVHDPEEFGRRPAGYPRKIVPHRQARERALAALKTLKSG, from the coding sequence ATGACCCAACTCGTATGGCTACGGCGCGATCTACGCTTGGCCGACAATCCTGCGCTCTATCACGCCGCCAAGGCTGGCCCCGTCCTGGCGGTCTATGTCCTCGACGACGAATCGCCCAAGCATCACGCCTATGGCGGCGCCTCGCGGTGGTGGCTGCATCATTCGCTTGTGAGCCTCGCCAAGAGCCTCGAAGCCAAGGGCTCCAAGCTGATCCTGCGGCGCGGCGATGCCGTGGAGGAGCTGACCAAGCTGGCCGAGGAAACCGGCGCGGCCACGATCCACGCCAACCACCACTACGAACCGTGGTGGCTGAACGCCGAGCGCAAGCTGGCGAAGTCCCTCGACCTGCAACTCCACCACGGCAACTACCTGATGCCGCCGGGCAGTATCACCACCGGGACGGGCGGGCAGTACAAGATCTACACCCCGTTCAGCCGTGCGGTGCGCGCCGAGTTTCCGCCCCGTGACGAACTCCCCGCGCCCGAAAAACTCACCGCGCCCGCCAAATGGCCCGCCAGCGACGACCTCGCGTCATGGAACCTGCTCCCCACCAAACCCGACTGGTCGGGCGGGATGCGCGACTTCTGGCAAGTGGGCGAGGACGCCGCGCACGCACGCCTCACAGCATGGGAAGCCGACGTCGACGGGTACGACGACAAGCGCAACCTCCCCAGCGTCGACAAGGTCTCGCGCCTCTCGCCGCACCTGCATTTCGGCGAAATCTCGCCGATCCAGATCTGGCACCGCTTCAAGCACAAGCGGTCGGACGGCTGGCGCACCTTTGAAGGCGAGCTGATTTGGCGCGATTACTCGCAGAACGCGATCCAGCAATTCCCCGCCTATGCCTCCAAAAACTACCGCGAGGATTTCGACCGCTTTCCCTGGCGCGACCCCGCCACCGACCCTGCCGCCGCGCGTGACCTGAAAGCCTGGCAGCAGGGCCGCACCGGTTACCCCATCGTCGATGCCGGGATGCGGCAGCTGTGGCAGACTGGGTGGATGCACAACCGCGTGCGGATGATCACCGCCAGCTTCCTCATCAAGCACCTGCTGATCGATTGGCGCGAGGGGGAAAAGTGGTTCTGGGACACGCTATGCGATGCAGACTACGCCTCCAATGCCACCAACTGGCAGTGGACGGCGGGGACGGGGGTGGACAGCAATATGTTCAGCCGGATCATGGCCCCGCTCAGCCAGTCCGAGAAGTTCGACGCCGCGCGCTATATCCGCACCTATGTGCCGGAACTGAAGGGGAGCGACGAACCCTACGTCCACGATCCCGAGGAGTTCGGGCGCCGGCCTGCGGGCTATCCGCGCAAGATCGTCCCGCACCGGCAGGCGCGCGAGCGGGCGTTGGCGGCGCTCAAGACGCTGAAAAGCGGATAA
- a CDS encoding serine hydrolase domain-containing protein, with amino-acid sequence MMRADRRLAGVVSGLALAALLSGCAATADSAPSVAAGPAAPAVQLTQPPARDPSELAVLFWNDSQRSERFRAMEQWFAGHEVPAAKTPRALPKGAPLSPALQAEIAALMQSTKTAGVMVLVDGKVVHEEYGLGLKPTDRWTSFSVAKSFTSTLLGAAVKDGFITSLDDPVTQYIPGLKGSAYEGVTVRQLATMTSGVKWNEDYTDANSDVAQMNRFVVEYGPEAIVAQMKALPREAEPGEKWVYKTGETNLIGVLVENAVGEPLAEYAQAKITEPAGFEGGLFWMVDPRGGNIGGCCLSITLGDYARMGQFVLEGGKGAVPEGWFAEATDSAVDFGTSGFGYGYQWWTYPQGTFGAQGIFGQGITLFPDKRVVFAYIGNWATASGGPERGQFLDLSRKVAAEAK; translated from the coding sequence ATGATGCGCGCAGATCGGCGATTGGCAGGAGTGGTTTCGGGTTTGGCGCTGGCGGCGCTGCTCAGCGGTTGCGCGGCAACCGCTGACAGCGCGCCTTCGGTGGCCGCTGGCCCCGCAGCGCCCGCCGTGCAGCTCACCCAGCCGCCCGCGCGTGATCCTTCGGAGCTGGCCGTGCTGTTCTGGAATGACAGCCAGCGCTCGGAGCGTTTCCGCGCGATGGAGCAATGGTTCGCCGGGCACGAAGTCCCCGCCGCCAAGACCCCGCGCGCGCTGCCCAAGGGCGCGCCGCTCAGCCCCGCCTTGCAGGCCGAGATCGCCGCGTTGATGCAGTCAACCAAGACCGCCGGCGTGATGGTGCTTGTCGATGGCAAGGTCGTGCACGAGGAATACGGCCTCGGCCTCAAACCGACCGACCGCTGGACGAGCTTCTCGGTCGCCAAGAGCTTCACTTCGACCTTGCTCGGTGCGGCAGTGAAGGACGGGTTTATCACCAGCCTCGATGATCCGGTGACGCAGTACATCCCCGGCCTCAAGGGCTCGGCCTATGAAGGCGTGACTGTGCGCCAACTCGCCACCATGACCAGCGGGGTGAAGTGGAACGAGGATTATACTGACGCCAATTCCGACGTCGCTCAGATGAACCGTTTCGTGGTCGAATACGGCCCCGAGGCGATCGTGGCGCAGATGAAGGCGCTCCCGCGCGAGGCCGAGCCAGGTGAGAAGTGGGTCTATAAAACCGGCGAGACCAACCTCATCGGCGTGCTGGTCGAAAATGCGGTCGGCGAGCCGCTGGCCGAATATGCGCAGGCCAAGATCACCGAGCCTGCCGGGTTTGAAGGCGGGCTGTTCTGGATGGTCGATCCGCGCGGCGGCAATATCGGCGGGTGCTGCCTGTCGATCACGCTCGGCGACTATGCCCGCATGGGCCAGTTCGTGCTGGAAGGCGGCAAGGGCGCGGTGCCCGAAGGCTGGTTTGCCGAGGCGACCGACAGCGCCGTCGACTTCGGGACGAGCGGTTTCGGCTATGGCTACCAGTGGTGGACCTATCCGCAGGGCACGTTCGGCGCCCAAGGGATCTTCGGTCAGGGTATCACGCTGTTTCCCGACAAGCGCGTGGTGTTCGCCTATATCGGCAACTGGGCCACGGCGAGCGGCGGGCCGGAGCGCGGGCAGTTCCTCGATCTGAGCCGGAAGGTCGCGGCAGAGGCGAAGTAA
- a CDS encoding PilZ domain-containing protein, with product MPVSSDPYSSAAQEDRCSPRTRLTIPATLRASGGRAFQSVVHDLSISGFSAASINRMHEGQMCWLTLPGLESLQAEVVWWDNCIVGCAFNELLSPIVHDNILQRYSNVGVYRQMI from the coding sequence ATGCCCGTAAGTTCAGATCCCTATAGCTCCGCAGCGCAGGAAGATCGTTGCAGTCCGCGCACGCGGCTGACGATCCCGGCGACCCTGCGCGCCTCGGGCGGACGTGCGTTTCAGAGCGTGGTTCATGACCTGTCGATCTCAGGCTTTTCGGCCGCTTCGATCAACCGGATGCACGAAGGCCAGATGTGCTGGCTGACCCTGCCCGGCCTCGAATCGCTCCAAGCCGAGGTCGTGTGGTGGGACAATTGCATCGTCGGCTGCGCCTTCAATGAACTGCTCAGCCCGATCGTCCACGACAACATCCTGCAACGCTACAGCAATGTCGGCGTCTATCGCCAGATGATCTGA
- a CDS encoding SDR family NAD(P)-dependent oxidoreductase, giving the protein MTDIAKPLSGRTALVTGASRGIGAATAKSLARAGAHVILVARKVKALEAVEDEIHAFGGTSTIAPIDLMEPDAVTRLASAIAGRWQTLDIMVLAAAYLPELTPTSQIEPKPFNQALLTNVVATQALLAGFDPLLRRAEAGRIIGLTSSVSAKPRPYWGAYGATKAAFEHLLEAYAAEVERLSPLRVAIVDPGATRTEMRARAYPGEDPATVKAPEVVAERLLALLVEGFDSLHRERID; this is encoded by the coding sequence ATGACCGATATTGCCAAGCCGCTTTCCGGCCGCACCGCGCTTGTCACCGGCGCCAGCCGCGGGATCGGTGCTGCCACCGCCAAGTCGCTGGCCCGCGCAGGCGCGCACGTCATTCTGGTGGCGCGCAAGGTCAAGGCGCTGGAAGCGGTCGAGGACGAAATCCACGCCTTTGGCGGCACGTCGACCATTGCGCCGATCGACCTGATGGAGCCTGATGCCGTCACCCGCCTTGCCTCGGCGATTGCGGGGCGCTGGCAGACGCTCGACATCATGGTGCTGGCGGCGGCCTATCTGCCCGAACTGACGCCCACCTCGCAGATCGAACCCAAGCCGTTCAACCAAGCGCTGCTGACCAATGTGGTCGCAACCCAGGCGCTGCTCGCCGGGTTCGATCCGCTGCTGCGCCGCGCCGAGGCGGGCCGGATCATCGGCCTCACCAGCAGCGTCTCCGCAAAGCCCCGACCCTATTGGGGCGCTTACGGCGCAACCAAGGCCGCATTCGAGCATCTGCTCGAAGCCTATGCCGCCGAAGTCGAGCGGCTCAGCCCCCTGCGTGTTGCAATCGTCGATCCCGGCGCCACCCGCACCGAAATGCGCGCGCGGGCCTATCCGGGCGAAGACCCCGCGACGGTCAAGGCCCCTGAAGTGGTGGCTGAGCGTTTGCTGGCGCTGCTGGTGGAGGGTTTTGACAGTCTCCACCGTGAACGGATCGACTGA